One stretch of Clavibacter michiganensis DNA includes these proteins:
- a CDS encoding MFS transporter, which produces MTPPNAFPPTAPLPIQTQRPPWRHTLIALSVPNFRRFTASNVIAMTSGWMQRIAQDWLVLELTGSVTAVGITVAMQFAPMLFFGLLGGVIVDRCSKRMLMMITQGTYALLSALLAVLTLSGAVEAWHIFAIAFATGLVTVIDNPARQVFVTEIVGQQHLRNAISVNSSVFQLGGMVGPALSGILLLAVGAGWSFAINALACVVVVLTLWSLKTRDLIRIPPAPRRRGQLAEGLRYARSKPTILWPVVLVAVFSVFGLTMPVLLAAFASDVYDVGAGGYGFFNSMVAIGALTGALLSTRRATVRLRTIVVGAGITGLLQAAAGLMPGIAPFAVLLVTVGMASLLFQTAANSLVQLSSNVAIRGRVMSVYVLVLLGGQAIGGPLMGGIVEAWGVHAGMVVSGGMPALAAAVVAVILARRGQLTLEVVVRRHVPRVRITPREPGAGRPRVAGAGEGTTGGGLRRARRSRGGAAARRPGRTGSRTPRARSPR; this is translated from the coding sequence GTGACCCCGCCGAACGCCTTCCCCCCGACCGCCCCGCTCCCGATCCAGACCCAGCGCCCGCCGTGGCGCCACACGCTCATCGCCCTGAGCGTGCCGAACTTCCGCCGGTTCACGGCCTCCAACGTCATCGCCATGACCTCGGGCTGGATGCAGCGCATCGCCCAGGACTGGCTCGTGCTCGAGCTCACCGGCAGCGTCACGGCGGTCGGCATCACGGTCGCCATGCAGTTCGCGCCGATGCTGTTCTTCGGCCTGCTCGGCGGCGTCATCGTCGACCGGTGCTCGAAGCGCATGCTGATGATGATCACGCAGGGCACCTACGCGCTCCTCAGCGCGCTGCTCGCCGTGCTCACGCTCTCGGGCGCGGTGGAGGCCTGGCACATCTTCGCCATCGCGTTCGCGACCGGGCTCGTCACGGTCATCGACAACCCGGCGCGCCAGGTGTTCGTGACCGAGATCGTCGGGCAGCAGCACCTCCGGAACGCGATCAGCGTCAACTCGTCGGTGTTCCAGCTCGGCGGCATGGTGGGGCCCGCGCTCAGCGGGATCCTGCTGCTCGCCGTCGGCGCCGGCTGGTCGTTCGCGATCAACGCGCTCGCGTGCGTCGTCGTCGTGCTCACCCTCTGGAGCCTGAAGACGCGCGACCTGATCCGCATCCCGCCCGCCCCGCGCCGCCGCGGCCAGCTCGCGGAGGGCCTCCGGTACGCACGCTCGAAGCCGACCATCCTCTGGCCCGTCGTTCTCGTCGCCGTCTTCAGCGTCTTCGGCCTCACGATGCCCGTGCTGCTCGCCGCCTTCGCGAGCGACGTGTACGACGTCGGCGCGGGCGGCTACGGCTTCTTCAACTCGATGGTCGCGATCGGCGCGCTCACCGGCGCGCTGCTGTCGACCCGCCGCGCGACCGTGCGGCTGCGGACCATCGTGGTCGGCGCCGGGATCACCGGGCTGCTGCAGGCGGCCGCGGGGCTCATGCCCGGCATCGCGCCGTTCGCGGTGCTGCTCGTGACGGTCGGCATGGCGTCGCTGCTGTTCCAGACCGCGGCGAACTCGCTCGTGCAGCTCTCCAGCAACGTGGCCATCCGCGGGCGGGTGATGAGCGTCTACGTGCTCGTGCTGCTCGGTGGCCAGGCCATCGGCGGGCCGCTCATGGGCGGGATCGTCGAGGCGTGGGGCGTGCACGCCGGCATGGTCGTCTCCGGCGGGATGCCGGCGCTGGCCGCCGCGGTCGTCGCCGTGATCCTCGCCCGGCGCGGCCAGCTGACCCTCGAGGTCGTGGTGCGCCGGCACGTGCCGCGCGTGCGGATCACGCCCCGGGAGCCGGGGGCCGGCCGTCCCCGCGTCGCCGGAGCGGGCGAGGGGACGACCGGCGGCGGGCTCAGGCGCGCACGTCGATCGCGCGGTGGCGCTGCTGCACGCCGGCCGGGCCGTACGGGTAGTCGGACACCACGGGCGCGCTCACCGCGCTGA
- a CDS encoding MFS transporter, which yields MTNTSPIFLPDLERAERSGRRRPRPGVDPSFRFPWVGILTLAACVFLSVTSEMLPTGLLSEMSGDLGVEESRVGLLVSVFAVAVVVSSAPLAALTRRVPRHALLLAVLAVFATSNLLTAIAPTFELVTATRVLGGLAHGLFWAVVGAYSAHLVPPALIGRAVALTVGGGSLAFVLGVPLGTAAGQAFGWRAAFAGIGVLTILGILLTWRFLPAVGRPERDAPVHAPAGGRVGIRQRMAGQGLGGVLLVCLTAMVIMIGHYGLYTYVDPFVTRVMRIPEQQLSAMLFGYGIAGAVGLLIAGTVFASRPQLGVLAGLAAAALGVSALAFVPGLWVVAIPGFLLWGLAFGAIPTLLQTRMLHAAHPSFRDTASSFYTTAFNVGIGGGALVGGALLDGLGIAALPGAFLAVMAVSVVLVVGSAGRAARGRAAAARSAA from the coding sequence ATGACGAACACCTCCCCCATCTTCCTGCCCGACCTCGAGCGCGCCGAGCGCTCCGGCCGCCGCCGCCCGCGGCCCGGGGTCGACCCGTCGTTCCGCTTCCCCTGGGTCGGGATCCTCACGCTCGCCGCGTGCGTGTTCCTCAGCGTCACGAGCGAGATGCTGCCCACGGGCCTCCTCAGCGAGATGAGCGGCGACCTCGGCGTCGAGGAGTCGCGCGTCGGCCTCCTCGTCTCCGTGTTCGCAGTGGCCGTGGTCGTCTCCAGCGCGCCGCTCGCGGCCCTCACGCGCCGGGTCCCGCGGCACGCGCTGCTGCTCGCGGTGCTCGCCGTCTTCGCGACGAGCAACCTCCTCACGGCCATCGCGCCCACCTTCGAGCTCGTCACCGCGACGCGCGTGCTCGGCGGCCTCGCGCACGGCCTGTTCTGGGCGGTCGTCGGCGCGTACTCGGCGCACCTCGTGCCTCCCGCGCTCATCGGCCGGGCGGTCGCGCTCACGGTCGGCGGCGGCAGCCTCGCGTTCGTGCTCGGCGTCCCGCTCGGCACCGCGGCCGGGCAGGCGTTCGGCTGGCGGGCGGCGTTCGCGGGGATCGGCGTGCTCACGATCCTCGGGATCCTGCTCACCTGGCGCTTCCTGCCGGCGGTCGGGCGTCCCGAGAGGGACGCTCCCGTCCACGCCCCCGCGGGAGGTCGCGTCGGGATCCGGCAGCGCATGGCCGGGCAGGGCCTCGGCGGCGTGCTGCTCGTGTGCCTCACCGCGATGGTCATCATGATCGGCCACTACGGCCTCTACACGTACGTCGACCCGTTCGTCACGCGCGTGATGCGGATCCCCGAGCAGCAGCTCAGCGCCATGCTCTTCGGCTACGGGATCGCCGGCGCGGTCGGGCTCCTCATCGCCGGCACCGTGTTCGCGAGCCGACCGCAGCTGGGCGTGCTCGCGGGGCTCGCGGCGGCGGCGCTGGGCGTCAGCGCGCTGGCGTTCGTGCCCGGCCTCTGGGTCGTCGCGATCCCCGGCTTCCTCCTCTGGGGCCTCGCGTTCGGCGCGATCCCGACCCTGCTCCAGACGCGCATGCTGCACGCCGCGCACCCGTCGTTCCGCGACACGGCCAGCTCCTTCTACACGACCGCGTTCAACGTCGGGATCGGCGGCGGCGCGCTCGTGGGCGGGGCGCTGCTCGACGGGCTCGGCATCGCCGCGCTGCCGGGCGCGTTCCTCGCGGTGATGGCGGTGTCGGTCGTGCTCGTCGTGGGATCCGCCGGTCGGGCCGCCCGGGGTCGCGCGGCTGCGGCGCGCTCCGCCGCCTGA
- the purU gene encoding formyltetrahydrofolate deformylase, with amino-acid sequence MTDQATRARPPHRVLSFSCDDRPGIVHAIAGAIVEAGGDITESQQFSSADTGRFFMRLQIQSGADDDRLADALAAVVERYDATWHLDEVGRPLRTLVLGSTAEHCVNDLLFRQRAGQLPVEIPLVLSNHGRLADLAGFYGVPFEHVPVADDASKRAFEERVIRAVEEHDIELVVLARYMQILSPELCARLSGRIINIHHSFLPGFKGANPYKQAHARGVKLIGATAHFVTSDLDEGPIVEQNVVRVDHSRSARELMAIGQDEESRTLTQAVRWFAEHRVLLDGARTIIFR; translated from the coding sequence ATGACCGACCAGGCCACCCGCGCGCGTCCGCCGCACCGCGTCCTCAGCTTCTCCTGCGACGACCGCCCGGGCATCGTGCACGCCATCGCGGGCGCGATCGTCGAGGCCGGCGGCGACATCACCGAGTCGCAGCAGTTCTCGAGCGCCGACACGGGCCGGTTCTTCATGCGCCTGCAGATCCAGAGCGGGGCCGACGACGACCGGCTGGCCGACGCGCTCGCCGCCGTGGTCGAGCGCTACGACGCCACGTGGCACCTCGACGAGGTGGGACGGCCGCTGCGCACGCTCGTGCTGGGATCCACCGCCGAGCACTGCGTGAACGACCTGCTGTTCCGGCAGCGCGCGGGCCAGCTGCCCGTCGAGATCCCGCTCGTGCTGAGCAACCACGGGAGGCTGGCCGACCTCGCGGGCTTCTACGGCGTGCCGTTCGAGCACGTGCCCGTGGCCGACGACGCGTCGAAGCGGGCGTTCGAGGAGCGCGTGATCCGGGCGGTGGAGGAGCACGACATCGAGCTGGTGGTGCTCGCGCGCTACATGCAGATCCTCTCCCCCGAGCTCTGCGCGCGGCTCAGCGGCCGGATCATCAACATCCACCACTCCTTCCTGCCCGGCTTCAAGGGCGCGAATCCCTACAAGCAGGCGCACGCGCGCGGCGTGAAGCTCATCGGCGCGACCGCCCACTTCGTCACGAGCGACCTCGACGAGGGCCCGATCGTGGAGCAGAACGTCGTGCGGGTCGACCACTCGCGCAGCGCCCGCGAGCTCATGGCGATCGGCCAGGACGAGGAGTCGCGCACCCTCACGCAGGCCGTGCGCTGGTTCGCGGAGCACCGCGTGCTGCTCGACGGCGCGCGCACGATCATCTTCCGCTGA
- a CDS encoding aldo/keto reductase — protein MHYRNLGNSGAVVSTYALGTMTFGAEADEETSGRILEAYVAGGGTFIDTADVYTSGVSEEIVGRWLKAHPAEADQLVVATKGRFPMGEGNNDVGTSRRHLTRALDDSLRRLGVDTIDLYQMHAWDALTPLEETLRFLDDAVRAGKISYYGFSNYLGWQLTKAVGLAKALGYTPPVTLQPQYSLLVREIESEIVPASLDAGIGLLPWSPLAGGWLTGKYRRDETPTGATRLGEDPERGMEAFTPRNGQERTWAILDEVRRIADAHGSSSARVSLAWLEAQPAVTSVILGARTVEQLEDNMASADLELTADEIASLSAVSAPVVSDYPYGPAGVQQRHRAIDVRA, from the coding sequence ATGCACTACCGGAATCTCGGGAACAGCGGCGCGGTCGTCTCGACCTACGCGCTCGGCACCATGACCTTCGGCGCGGAGGCGGACGAGGAGACGTCGGGACGCATCCTCGAGGCGTACGTCGCGGGCGGCGGCACGTTCATCGACACCGCGGACGTCTATACCTCGGGCGTCTCGGAGGAGATCGTCGGCCGCTGGCTGAAGGCCCACCCTGCCGAGGCCGACCAGCTCGTCGTCGCCACGAAGGGCCGCTTCCCGATGGGGGAGGGCAACAACGACGTCGGCACCTCACGCCGCCACCTCACCCGCGCGCTCGACGACTCGCTGCGCCGCCTCGGCGTGGACACGATCGACCTGTACCAGATGCACGCCTGGGACGCCCTGACCCCGCTCGAGGAGACCCTGCGCTTCCTCGACGACGCCGTGCGGGCCGGCAAGATCTCGTACTACGGCTTCTCGAACTACCTCGGCTGGCAGCTGACGAAGGCCGTCGGGCTCGCGAAGGCGCTCGGGTACACGCCGCCCGTGACGCTGCAGCCGCAGTACTCGCTGCTCGTGCGGGAGATCGAGTCGGAGATCGTGCCCGCGTCGCTCGACGCCGGCATCGGCCTGCTGCCCTGGTCGCCGCTCGCGGGCGGCTGGCTCACCGGCAAGTACCGCCGCGACGAGACGCCCACCGGCGCCACCCGCCTCGGCGAGGACCCGGAGCGCGGCATGGAGGCGTTCACGCCGCGGAACGGCCAGGAGCGCACGTGGGCGATCCTCGACGAGGTGCGCCGCATCGCGGACGCGCACGGATCCAGCTCCGCCCGCGTCTCGCTCGCGTGGCTCGAGGCGCAGCCGGCGGTGACCAGCGTGATCCTCGGCGCCCGCACCGTGGAGCAGCTCGAGGACAACATGGCCTCGGCCGACCTGGAGCTCACGGCCGACGAGATCGCGTCGCTCAGCGCGGTGAGCGCGCCCGTGGTGTCCGACTACCCGTACGGCCCGGCCGGCGTGCAGCAGCGCCACCGCGCGATCGACGTGCGCGCCTGA
- a CDS encoding Nramp family divalent metal transporter: MTRTDPERTRARRPVSGPRLVLLLGPAFVAAIAYVDPGNVAANLTAGARYGYLLVWVLVAANLIAVLVQYQSAKLGLVTGRSLPELLGQRLPTARRRAFWVQAELIAAATDLAEVIGGAIALHLLFGIPLVAGGVIVGLVSIGLLAVQSRHGQRPFELVIGALLLVITVGFLTGLVVSPLSGSGIAGGLVPRFDGPDSVLLAASMLGATVMPHAVYLHSSLSRDRHGVQTDDGVLRRLLRATRWDVITALAVAGAVNISMLLIAAASLGGVPGTDSIEGAHAAITASLGPVVGVVFAVGLLASGLASTSVGAYAGAAIMGGLLHVRVPLLARRVVTLIPALAILAIGVDPTTALVVSQVVLSLGIPFALVPLIRLTGDRRVMGDHVDRPLTRVAAWVAVSLVVVLNVALVVLTFTG, encoded by the coding sequence ATGACCCGCACCGACCCCGAGCGCACGCGCGCGCGTCGGCCCGTCTCGGGCCCGCGGCTCGTGCTCCTGCTCGGCCCGGCGTTCGTCGCGGCCATCGCGTACGTGGATCCCGGCAACGTCGCCGCCAACCTCACCGCGGGCGCGCGCTACGGCTACCTGCTGGTGTGGGTGCTCGTCGCGGCGAACCTCATCGCCGTGCTCGTGCAGTACCAGTCGGCGAAGCTCGGGCTCGTCACGGGCCGGAGCCTCCCGGAGCTGCTGGGGCAGCGGCTGCCCACCGCGCGGCGCCGCGCGTTCTGGGTGCAGGCGGAGCTGATCGCCGCGGCGACCGACCTCGCGGAGGTCATCGGCGGGGCCATCGCGCTGCACCTGCTGTTCGGGATCCCGCTCGTCGCGGGCGGCGTGATCGTCGGCCTCGTCTCCATCGGCCTCCTCGCCGTGCAGTCGCGGCACGGGCAGCGGCCGTTCGAGCTCGTGATCGGCGCGCTGCTCCTCGTGATCACGGTCGGGTTCCTGACGGGCCTCGTCGTGAGCCCGCTGTCGGGATCCGGCATCGCGGGCGGCCTCGTGCCGCGGTTCGACGGGCCGGACAGCGTGCTGCTCGCCGCGAGCATGCTCGGCGCGACCGTGATGCCGCACGCCGTGTACCTGCACTCGTCGCTCAGCCGCGACCGGCACGGCGTGCAGACCGACGACGGCGTGCTCCGGCGGCTCCTCCGCGCGACGCGCTGGGACGTGATCACGGCGCTCGCCGTGGCCGGCGCCGTCAACATCTCCATGCTCCTCATCGCGGCCGCGAGCCTCGGCGGCGTGCCCGGCACCGACTCCATCGAGGGCGCGCACGCGGCCATCACGGCGTCTCTCGGGCCGGTCGTCGGCGTGGTCTTCGCGGTCGGGCTGCTCGCGTCGGGCCTCGCGTCGACGTCGGTCGGCGCCTACGCGGGCGCGGCGATCATGGGCGGGCTGCTGCACGTGCGGGTGCCGCTGCTCGCGCGCCGCGTGGTGACGCTGATCCCCGCGCTCGCGATCCTCGCCATCGGCGTCGACCCGACCACCGCGCTCGTCGTGAGCCAGGTCGTGCTGAGCCTCGGGATCCCGTTCGCGCTCGTGCCGCTCATCCGCCTGACGGGCGACCGCCGCGTGATGGGCGACCACGTCGACCGTCCGCTCACGCGCGTCGCGGCGTGGGTCGCGGTGTCGCTCGTGGTGGTGCTGAACGTCGCGCTCGTGGTGCTGACCTTCACGGGCTGA
- a CDS encoding LysR substrate-binding domain-containing protein, producing MLDPTLLATFLAVADTRSFTQAAARLGISQPTVSQQVRRLERAVDRTLIARDTRAMRLTDAGDAMAGFARTILAAHRAAESYFGGSEVSGRLRFGTADDLAITQLPRILRHFRQLHPQIELELTVTQSGPLHRRLLAGQLDLILTKTTVDEQPTARLVGRDRMVWVGLERTLVEPGATVPLIAYRAPSISRQMAMDALEREGRTWRITCSTRDVNGVLAAVRAGMGVAVLPQALIPTDLVKVTSRLGLPELDEVDYVLMDNPAGPRASIEALTSAIMSRGVTRAS from the coding sequence GTGCTCGACCCGACCCTGCTCGCGACCTTCCTCGCCGTCGCCGACACCCGCAGCTTCACGCAGGCGGCCGCGCGGCTCGGGATCAGCCAGCCGACCGTGAGCCAGCAGGTGCGCCGGCTGGAGCGGGCCGTCGACCGCACGCTCATCGCGCGCGACACCCGGGCCATGCGCCTCACCGACGCGGGCGACGCCATGGCCGGGTTCGCGCGCACGATCCTCGCGGCGCACCGCGCGGCGGAGAGCTACTTCGGCGGATCCGAGGTGAGCGGCCGCCTGCGCTTCGGCACCGCGGACGACCTCGCCATCACGCAGCTCCCGCGGATCCTGCGCCACTTCCGGCAGCTGCACCCGCAGATCGAGCTGGAGCTCACGGTGACGCAGAGCGGCCCGCTGCACCGGCGGCTGCTCGCGGGCCAGCTCGACCTGATCCTCACCAAGACCACCGTCGACGAGCAGCCGACCGCGCGGCTCGTGGGGCGCGACCGCATGGTGTGGGTGGGCCTCGAGCGCACGCTCGTGGAGCCGGGCGCGACCGTGCCGCTCATCGCGTACCGCGCGCCGAGCATCAGCAGGCAGATGGCGATGGACGCGCTCGAGCGGGAGGGCCGCACCTGGCGGATCACGTGCAGCACGCGCGACGTGAACGGCGTGCTCGCGGCGGTGCGCGCGGGCATGGGCGTCGCGGTGCTGCCGCAGGCGCTGATCCCCACCGACCTCGTGAAGGTGACCTCGCGCCTCGGCCTGCCCGAGCTCGACGAGGTCGACTACGTGCTGATGGACAACCCGGCCGGGCCGCGCGCGTCCATCGAGGCGCTGACGTCGGCGATCATGTCGCGCGGGGTGACGCGCGCGAGCTGA
- a CDS encoding metal-dependent transcriptional regulator, protein MSVDELSSAAQDYLKLIWTATEWTDQPMTVSRLAERLGIRPATASDGIRRLTAQGLVEHRPYGSIELTDDGRRHAIQMVRRHRLLETFLVEVLGYGWDEVHDEAEVLEHAVSDGFVARIDAHLGHPSRDPHGDPIPSADGEPHLPDATVLADAVADRPMRVRRISDEDPRLLRELAEHGIGLDATLVRAARGDADDAAAVVVTVDGSARRPLTAAAASAVWVSDAG, encoded by the coding sequence ATGTCCGTCGACGAGCTCTCCAGCGCCGCCCAGGACTACCTCAAGCTCATCTGGACCGCCACCGAGTGGACCGACCAGCCGATGACCGTCAGCCGCCTCGCCGAGCGGCTCGGGATCCGTCCGGCCACGGCCTCCGACGGGATCCGCCGCCTCACCGCGCAGGGCCTCGTGGAGCACCGGCCGTACGGCAGCATCGAGCTCACGGACGACGGGCGGCGCCACGCGATCCAGATGGTGCGCCGCCACCGGCTGCTCGAGACGTTCCTCGTGGAGGTCCTCGGCTACGGCTGGGACGAGGTGCACGACGAGGCCGAGGTGCTCGAGCACGCGGTCTCCGACGGCTTCGTGGCGCGCATCGACGCGCACCTCGGGCACCCGTCGCGGGATCCGCACGGCGACCCCATCCCCTCGGCCGACGGCGAGCCGCACCTGCCCGACGCGACCGTGCTCGCGGACGCCGTCGCCGACCGGCCGATGCGCGTGCGCCGCATCTCCGACGAGGACCCGCGGCTGCTGCGCGAGCTCGCCGAGCACGGGATCGGGCTGGACGCGACGCTCGTGCGCGCCGCGCGCGGGGACGCGGACGATGCGGCCGCCGTGGTCGTGACGGTCGACGGATCCGCGCGCCGCCCGCTCACGGCCGCCGCGGCGTCCGCCGTCTGGGTCTCCGACGCGGGCTGA